TGTCTTCATAGACCCTGTCTCTCGTGACGCCAGGGATATCCTCTACTATCGTCTTGTTCCACCCTATTATTCTGTTAAAAAGGGTGGACTTGCCGACATTTGGTCTTCCGACTATGGCTACGATAGGCTTTTCCCCGCTCATTGCGCTTCTCCGTTACAGTTTCCGGGAAGAATATGCCCGAAGTTTGGGCTTTTAATAATTGAAATTGTAGAAAAAATCGACTCCGGGGTTTTCTCCCCCCATCTGGCTTTCAATCGAGAATCTTCTGTTCAGTCTCCATTCGAGGTTGAGCTTGTTACGCATCTCCACCGTGTGATCAAGCGAGGTCTTGGAGGGCGACCTCTCGTAGCCGACGAAGATATCTCTTGTGACGTAGGAGCCGACTTTTAGCGTGCTGTCCTCAAACCCTCGGTCTCCTTCCTGTATGCTCAGGAGGTCAAGACCGATCTCAGAGCTTAAAAGCTCCGAAATTCCGCCTGTGGCAACCGCGGTCGCGAATTTCCCAACAAAGGCCCTTTGCTGGTTCTGGAGCCTGTTGCTCGAAGCTCCGAAGACTATATAGGAGATTATGTCGATTTCTTCAAGATCGGGAGTGCTTGAGAGAGACAGGTCCGGTTCCCTCAGGTCTCCCGTGACGTTTACGTACACGTCAACATCGTCGGCGTCGTAGTAGGCCTTGACGTTGAGATCCGGGTTATTCGACGCCCCCGTAAAATTAAGCGTGGCGTCTTCTATGTCGAAAAGCTTGCCGAAGACCGTGTAATATCCCTCGGATGACACTATGTTTCCCTGCATGTTGAGGTCTCCGCCCGGTTCTTTCTTAAGCCTCAGTTTTCCTCTTGTATTGAAGTTGGCCTCTTTGGTTTTAATCCATGTGCCTGAGGAGATATCGACTGAGATATCCATCGCGGTTTTTTCTCTGTAAAAGCCGGTTTCATTCTGTGCCTCAAGTGAAAACTCATCGGCCAGACTTTCGGTTTTCTCTATGAAGCTGATGTCTCTTATGCTTTTTATCCTGCCCGGGTACAGGCGAATTCTTCCCGCAGTGACCTTGGTTTTTCCCGTTACTTTAAGAAATTCGCCTTTTTTTTCTATCTTGAGATCACCGGAGAGATCCGTTTTTATCGAATGAGGATTAAAACGGACTTTCTCCATCTCAAGATTCGCGCGGTAGGTGAAATCGGAGATGTCCATTCTGCCTTTCAGGTAGGCTCTCCCCTGTTTTGAGAGGATTTCCGTCCTTGGCAAGGAGAGTTTTGTCCCGCTGAGCGAAAGCTTCGCGTGCTCGGTGAACAGACTGTTTCTGAGCTGGGCAAGAGAGAGTCTCATGCCGTTTAGCTCAAGATTCCCTTTTACACGCGGTCTTGAGAGGGTGCCGTTCAGAGAAAGACTGCCGGATGAGAAGTCGCCATCGATCTTCTCTATCGAATTTGAAAAAATTTCCATGAACCCGAGGCCGTATCCATCCGACTTCAATTCAAGGTCAATCGAAGTTCCCATTATCGCTTCCAGCGGGCTCTGCGCATTTCGCGGAACCAGCAGATCTCCTCGCAAGCTTAGGTTTTCCTTTTGTTCCAGGGAGGATAGCAGGTCCAGAGAAAGCTTTCCTTTTTCGCCATCGAGCCTGATTTTCATGTCTCCCGATGCTGGGAATCCGTAAGAGAAGCCTTCCGATCTTATTTCGGCCTGGACGGAAGGAGCGGTGAGAGAACCGCTGGCTCGGACTTTTCCGTTGAGAGTTCCCCCCAGGTCGTGTCTGAAATTAAGAACCTTCGATATGATCAGCGGATTGAAGTTTGTTATCTCGGCCCGCAGTTCGATCGTTTTTTCTTTCCTGTCGATTTCTCCCAGAAAGTCGGAGATTTTCCCCTCTCCGTAGAGAAATTCATCTCCCCGAATACTTGCTCTGTCCGAAGATATATCAAGGAAGATATCTCCTTTGTTTTTAAACAGTTTTTCGTCCAGAAGACCTTCAAGATAGGTCATCCTTAATTTTTTCTCGTCTTCCAGAAGGTCGCTAACGCTGAATTCTGAAGAGGCGTAGGAACCGTTTTTCTTGCTCAAAAGAACGCCCGCGTCAAAGAGAGTTTCCGTTCCCCGAAGCTTTGCCTCGATAGTGTCCGAGTAATTGCCGAGAACGCGGGCCCGTTCTCCCAGCAGATATATGTCAAGCGATACCTTGGGGGTGTTTTTTAAATCAATCCGGGTGCTTGACCGTACGGACATTTCCTGAGCTATGAAATCTTCTTCATAGGCGAAGTCCTCTACGCGCGAGTTCGCCTCGATAAGCGGAGTGAAAATGTCTCCGCTGATTTTTCCGCTTGAGTCTATTTTTCCTAAAACCAGAGGAATCCTTTCGTCAATCTCGGAGAGAAAACTCAGGTCCTGCGTTTTGAATTCAAAAACGCAGTCAAGACCCTTCTGCGCTCCTTTGGTTTTTTCCGCGGACAGGGAAAATTGATCGGACAGGACCTTAAGCCTGTTTACCGTCAGGGTTCCTTTTTGAATGCTGCCGTCTATCCGGGAGTTTATGCTGGTTATTCCGTACAGTTCGTCTGTTTTAAGATCGGCGTTTACTCGCAGGTACTTGTCTTCAAAGAATTTGCCTTTTTTCGGTATCGCCCCCTTAAAAGTCGCGTTTCCGTCGACATGGTTGTCAATTGTGATATCCGGGAATTCGAGTTTCAGCTTGAATCCTTTTGCCTTTGAGGTGAAATCGAAATCCGTACCGTCGTTTCTGAACGTCATGTAACCTTCGATCCGAAGGCTGCTTTGCTCGCTGTCTATTACGTCGAGATAATCGGGTTCGATCCGAAGGGAATAGATTTCCCTGCTCGCCCAGCTGCCGCTTACCCTGAGATTCGAGTTCAGCCTCGGGTTGTCTCCGAACTTAAGCGGGTAGGGGGTGCGGTTGAGTATCTCGGTCAGTTCATCCGTGTTCGCGCCGCTTAGCTCCGCGGTGAGATCAAACCAGTTCTTCTCTCCCCCTGCGAGCCATTTCCTAAAGTCGATGCTGCCCCTCAGGCTTGACTCCCCGAATCCTCCGCCTGCCGTGCCTTCTATAAAGGTTTTTGTCCCTTTAATGGTTACAGGTCTGAGGTCCATCCGAAACGGCTTTCCGTTAAGAAAAGAATCGGGTGTCGAGAGCTCCATCGTGCCGACCATGTTGTCTAAGGAGTGCATCTTGACTTTTGTTTTTGCCTTGAGATTTATCTCTCCCTTTCCGTTTATTCCGAGCGTGTCGAAATACACGGTCATGTCGAATTCGGGGTTCCTCAGGCCTCTCGCGACCCCGCTTCCCCTGACCGGCACGCCCTCAACCTTAAATCCTGCGTCCTTGAATACGCAGTCCCAGGAAGCTATATCGATTTTCCCCTTGAGGTTCCTTATCCTGATTCTGGGGGACACGTAGTCGAAATTCATGTCCTTTGCGTCAAGTTCGATCTTTTTCGTCAGTTCAATGATGTTTATCGAGAACAGAGACTCCTCAACCAGGTCAAATTCCCAGACCTTGTCTCTAGTGCGGTCAACAATCGTAACGCGGGAATCGCGGATTCTGTTATTCGCGAAAATGAGGCTTATTCTTTCCCCTTGCGGGCCCTCGGCGGTTTTGTCCTCGTTCTTGAGTTTCTTGAAATCCCATACCCCGCGTCTGTCCTTTGCGAGAAAAACCCTGAGACCTTGTATTTCCGTGTCGGACAAGTAGAGCTTCTTTCTCGAAATCATTGAGTAAAGAAGCGGAATTGAGTAGTTCGTCGAGAGTTTTTCGATCTTCATGTGACTCTCTCCGGCTATTTTTACTTCAATATCGCTTATCTCCAGCGTGGAGATTACGCTTCCCTCGATATCTCCGAGGCTGATATGGAAATTGGGGATTGAGTTTAGCCTTCGCTCTATGAGGTTTTTTGCGTACTGGCGGCTTCCCTCGGTCTGGGAGAACAGAAAAAGCCCCAGGACAATGCCGCAGATTACTGCCGTGAATATAAAAAAAATCGTTCTTCGACGCACTGTCCTTAGTAAAAACGCAGGGAACTTCTCTTCTGTTACGCTGTATAGATCTGGATTTTCCTAACAAGCCTATTATACTTAAAAGCCGCCAAATAAAAACAGAACTCACCTGAGGTGCCCGGAAGGTCCTTTCCAAAGAAATGTTCTGTTCGCTGCGGGCTTTTCCCCGTAGAACCGGATCGTGCGAGAGGCAAGTTTGAGATCCCTGAGGGGGTGCGGAAACAGGGTTTCTTTCAGGTTCACTTGCGCTATCCGGGCTGTTCTTATGATGTTATAAGCGAAGCTGCTACGGTAATTCGAAGGAGGTTGTTTTAAATGCTAAAGGTGTCCGGAAAACAGGTTGCGGCTGTTTTTGGGATTGTGCTTCTGATCATTGCTCTCATAAAAGTTATCTCCATTGCCGAGATGAGCCCTCCCGTCATATCCCTTGAGCGGGATGTTAAGAGTCTCGGCTTAAAGCCCCTTGAGGTGACGGTGTCTGACAAGGGCACAGGGCTTTCCAAGGTCCGCATCTCTCTGCTTGACGCTTACGGGGAATCCGTTCTTGTTGAAAAAGAATACAAGAAAGGAACTAAAAGCGATGTGATAAGCGTGAGAATCAACCCCGAGAAGCTTGGTATAAAAAGCGGCGCGGCGGAACTTTTAATAGAGGCGACTGACCGTTTCATGAATGGTCTTCTCCCCGGGAAAAAGGCTGTTTTCAGCCAGAGAGTCACCCTGGATTTCATCCCTCCCCAGATACAGGAACTTTCGCCCGCGCTGTACATAAGACACGGGGGCGCGGGAGTCGTCATTTACAAGGTTTCCGAGGACACGGTCTCAAGCGGCGTTGAAATAAAAGATCTCTTTTTTGAAGGCTACACGGGATACTTCGAGGACCCCTCGGTATACCTTGCCTTTTTCGCCTACCCGTATAATGCGGACAGGGGTGAGAAGATAGAAATTCTTGCGGCTGACGCGGCCGGCAACGAAGCGAGGGAATCTGTTTATTACAGGCTTCTTCGGGCCTCGTACGTAAAGGATGAGATAGGCCTCTCCGAGTGGTTTCTTAAAAGCAAGGTGCTTCCGCTTTTCACCAAGGTCTACGGCTATTCCCCGGTCGGAGATGACGGGAAACCTGATTTGCGTAAGGCGTTTCTGAAGATCAACAGCGAAACAAGAAAGGAAAACGACAACAGGATATACGAGATCGGAAGACAGAGCGGCGGCGAGATTCTCTGGAAAGGGAAGTTCAACCAGCTTCGCAATTCCAAGGTGGGCGCGACGTTTGCGGACCACAGGAAATACCTGCTGGACGGCAACGTGATCGACAACCAGTATCACCTCGGCTACGACCTCTCGGTTACTAAAAAATATCCCGTTCCCGCCTCCAACACCGGAGTGGTGGTCTTCGCTGAGCACCTCGGCATATACGGCAATACGGTTATCGTTGACCATGGAATGGGGGTTATGAGTCTTTACTCCCACCTGAGCTCGATGGATGTGAGCGTCGGGGACAGCGTGGGGAAAAAAGATATCGTGGGGAGGACGGGCACTACCGGGCTTGCCGTTGGAGATCATCTGCACTTCGGGGTTTACGTCCAGGGAGTTCCGGTGAGGCCGCTTGAGTGGTGGGACGCCAAGTGGATCAACGACAACATACTGTACAAGGTTAACTACGTTAAGAAGAGTTTCGGGGTCGTGGAGAGTCCGCGTTGATTGTCTACGGCAAGAACTCGGTCGCCGAACTTCTCCGCAATTCTCCTCGGGAGATAAGGAAAATCATGGTATCGGAGAATTTCGACGTTTCTTCTGACCCGGGGATTAACGCCTCGATCAAGAAATTCCGCATAAAACTCACCCATCTTCCCAGAAACGCGATTACGGACATATGCAAAAGCCCGAATCACCAGGGCATAGCGGCTGAAATCTCTGATTTTACTTACAGTTCGGTCGAGGAGATTCTCAGTGTGGCGAGGGAAAGGCAGGAGAAGGTTTTTCTTCTTGTTCTCGATCATATAGAAGACCCGCAGAACCTCGGCGCCATAATAAGGACTGCGGATTTTCTCGGAGTCCATGGGATCGTGATACCCGCTGACCGGGCGTGCGATGTGAATCCGACGGTGGTAAAAGTTTCTTCCGGAGCTTCGGCCAACATAAAGATCGCCCGGGAGACGAATCTCGGCAGGGTGATCGATACTCTTAAGAAAAAAGGGGTCTGGGTCGCGGGAGCTGATGCGGGTTCCGAGGATGCGGTCTGTGACTGCGACTTCGCTTCGCTTGATATAGCCGTTGTGATCGGGAACGAGGGCAGGGGAATGCGAAGCAAGACAAGGCAGAAATGCGATTTTTTGCTTTCCATTCCAAGAGAGGGGAAGGTGGAATCTCTAAACGCTTCCGTAGCCGCGGGGATCTTTCTCTACGAGGTGTACAGACAAAGACACGGAACTAAAGCCCTATGAGGCTTTTCAGATGTTCTTCCGTAATGATATCCGTTCCGAACTCGCGGGCTCTCTGAAGTTTCGTGGTTCCCGGGTCCGCTCCTGAAACC
Above is a window of Candidatus Dadabacteria bacterium DNA encoding:
- the rlmB gene encoding 23S rRNA (guanosine(2251)-2'-O)-methyltransferase RlmB: MIVYGKNSVAELLRNSPREIRKIMVSENFDVSSDPGINASIKKFRIKLTHLPRNAITDICKSPNHQGIAAEISDFTYSSVEEILSVARERQEKVFLLVLDHIEDPQNLGAIIRTADFLGVHGIVIPADRACDVNPTVVKVSSGASANIKIARETNLGRVIDTLKKKGVWVAGADAGSEDAVCDCDFASLDIAVVIGNEGRGMRSKTRQKCDFLLSIPREGKVESLNASVAAGIFLYEVYRQRHGTKAL
- a CDS encoding M23 family metallopeptidase, with protein sequence MLKVSGKQVAAVFGIVLLIIALIKVISIAEMSPPVISLERDVKSLGLKPLEVTVSDKGTGLSKVRISLLDAYGESVLVEKEYKKGTKSDVISVRINPEKLGIKSGAAELLIEATDRFMNGLLPGKKAVFSQRVTLDFIPPQIQELSPALYIRHGGAGVVIYKVSEDTVSSGVEIKDLFFEGYTGYFEDPSVYLAFFAYPYNADRGEKIEILAADAAGNEARESVYYRLLRASYVKDEIGLSEWFLKSKVLPLFTKVYGYSPVGDDGKPDLRKAFLKINSETRKENDNRIYEIGRQSGGEILWKGKFNQLRNSKVGATFADHRKYLLDGNVIDNQYHLGYDLSVTKKYPVPASNTGVVVFAEHLGIYGNTVIVDHGMGVMSLYSHLSSMDVSVGDSVGKKDIVGRTGTTGLAVGDHLHFGVYVQGVPVRPLEWWDAKWINDNILYKVNYVKKSFGVVESPR
- a CDS encoding translocation/assembly module TamB → MRRRTIFFIFTAVICGIVLGLFLFSQTEGSRQYAKNLIERRLNSIPNFHISLGDIEGSVISTLEISDIEVKIAGESHMKIEKLSTNYSIPLLYSMISRKKLYLSDTEIQGLRVFLAKDRRGVWDFKKLKNEDKTAEGPQGERISLIFANNRIRDSRVTIVDRTRDKVWEFDLVEESLFSINIIELTKKIELDAKDMNFDYVSPRIRIRNLKGKIDIASWDCVFKDAGFKVEGVPVRGSGVARGLRNPEFDMTVYFDTLGINGKGEINLKAKTKVKMHSLDNMVGTMELSTPDSFLNGKPFRMDLRPVTIKGTKTFIEGTAGGGFGESSLRGSIDFRKWLAGGEKNWFDLTAELSGANTDELTEILNRTPYPLKFGDNPRLNSNLRVSGSWASREIYSLRIEPDYLDVIDSEQSSLRIEGYMTFRNDGTDFDFTSKAKGFKLKLEFPDITIDNHVDGNATFKGAIPKKGKFFEDKYLRVNADLKTDELYGITSINSRIDGSIQKGTLTVNRLKVLSDQFSLSAEKTKGAQKGLDCVFEFKTQDLSFLSEIDERIPLVLGKIDSSGKISGDIFTPLIEANSRVEDFAYEEDFIAQEMSVRSSTRIDLKNTPKVSLDIYLLGERARVLGNYSDTIEAKLRGTETLFDAGVLLSKKNGSYASSEFSVSDLLEDEKKLRMTYLEGLLDEKLFKNKGDIFLDISSDRASIRGDEFLYGEGKISDFLGEIDRKEKTIELRAEITNFNPLIISKVLNFRHDLGGTLNGKVRASGSLTAPSVQAEIRSEGFSYGFPASGDMKIRLDGEKGKLSLDLLSSLEQKENLSLRGDLLVPRNAQSPLEAIMGTSIDLELKSDGYGLGFMEIFSNSIEKIDGDFSSGSLSLNGTLSRPRVKGNLELNGMRLSLAQLRNSLFTEHAKLSLSGTKLSLPRTEILSKQGRAYLKGRMDISDFTYRANLEMEKVRFNPHSIKTDLSGDLKIEKKGEFLKVTGKTKVTAGRIRLYPGRIKSIRDISFIEKTESLADEFSLEAQNETGFYREKTAMDISVDISSGTWIKTKEANFNTRGKLRLKKEPGGDLNMQGNIVSSEGYYTVFGKLFDIEDATLNFTGASNNPDLNVKAYYDADDVDVYVNVTGDLREPDLSLSSTPDLEEIDIISYIVFGASSNRLQNQQRAFVGKFATAVATGGISELLSSEIGLDLLSIQEGDRGFEDSTLKVGSYVTRDIFVGYERSPSKTSLDHTVEMRNKLNLEWRLNRRFSIESQMGGENPGVDFFYNFNY